One genomic window of Streptomyces sp. NBC_01498 includes the following:
- a CDS encoding class I SAM-dependent methyltransferase produces MAESSYLTAVRESYDTVAADYVERVPSPAEMDPLSRAMLAVFAELVRTAGPGPVADLGCGPGRVTAYLAGLGVPAFGVDLSPKMVALARHAYPNLRFTEGSMTALETADDELGGILAWYSTHHTPPKWLPAVFAEFHRTLAPGGHLLWGDYVGDERLRPTRGYGRPVSYESYLLPLDRVSGLLERAGFVVTARLEQEPGGRVNRPRACLLARRPEKP; encoded by the coding sequence ATGGCTGAGTCCTCCTACCTGACCGCCGTCCGCGAGTCGTACGACACGGTCGCCGCCGACTACGTCGAGCGCGTCCCGTCACCGGCCGAGATGGACCCGCTGTCACGCGCGATGCTGGCGGTGTTCGCCGAACTGGTGCGGACGGCCGGTCCGGGGCCGGTCGCGGACCTGGGGTGCGGCCCCGGCCGCGTGACGGCGTACCTGGCCGGGCTGGGGGTGCCCGCGTTCGGCGTCGATCTGTCGCCGAAGATGGTCGCGCTGGCCCGGCACGCCTATCCGAACCTCCGGTTCACCGAGGGCTCGATGACCGCGCTGGAGACGGCGGACGACGAGCTCGGCGGCATCCTGGCCTGGTACTCCACCCACCACACGCCCCCGAAGTGGCTGCCGGCGGTGTTCGCCGAGTTCCACCGCACGCTGGCGCCCGGCGGCCACCTGCTCTGGGGAGACTACGTCGGCGACGAACGGCTGCGGCCGACCCGGGGCTACGGCCGTCCGGTGTCCTACGAGTCGTATCTGCTGCCCCTGGACCGCGTGAGCGGCCTGCTGGAGCGGGCCGGATTCGTCGTCACCGCTCGGCTGGAGCAGGAGCCGGGCGGACGGGTGAACAGACCGCGCGCCTGCCTGCTGGCCCGCAGGCCCGAAAAGCCCTGA
- a CDS encoding AraC family transcriptional regulator codes for MWHELMASTMAPMELTADRPDQFQAEMSLRTLGEVTVWPAKSKSMRFQRTPRFIRQSDPEICHLTLMLTGGIGISQRGQSGFHGPWEMYVVSTSEPFDCINKDDSAVVALEVPRRLLPLPGDQVRRLVTRRLSGREGPGALLAETLVRLGTESICSFRPSDGPRLEPVVVDLLAATLAHHLDADNELPPETRTRALALRIQTFVRHHLHDPDLTPGTIAAAHHISLRHLHTVFRTLGHHTSPAAWIRQQRLEQARRFLIDPAHHTTPVHHIAVRCGFTDPAVFSRTFRNAFGLPPRDYRHQALSSEITSPTPDSRALDGWA; via the coding sequence ATGTGGCACGAGCTGATGGCGAGCACCATGGCTCCGATGGAATTGACCGCTGATCGACCCGACCAGTTCCAGGCGGAGATGAGCCTTCGCACCCTGGGCGAGGTGACCGTCTGGCCGGCGAAGTCGAAGTCCATGAGATTTCAGCGGACTCCGCGGTTCATCCGCCAGTCCGATCCGGAGATCTGCCACCTGACCCTCATGCTGACCGGAGGAATCGGAATCAGCCAGAGAGGCCAGAGTGGTTTCCACGGTCCGTGGGAGATGTACGTCGTCAGCACATCGGAACCATTCGACTGCATCAACAAGGACGACAGCGCGGTGGTTGCACTTGAGGTCCCGCGACGGCTTCTGCCTCTGCCCGGCGACCAGGTGCGCCGGCTGGTGACGCGCCGTTTGTCGGGCCGGGAAGGGCCGGGAGCCCTGCTGGCCGAAACACTCGTCAGGCTCGGGACGGAAAGTATCTGTTCATTCCGTCCGTCGGACGGGCCCCGTCTGGAGCCGGTGGTGGTCGACCTGCTCGCCGCGACCCTGGCTCACCATCTGGACGCCGACAACGAACTCCCGCCGGAGACGCGTACCCGCGCCCTCGCCCTGCGGATCCAGACCTTCGTCCGCCATCACCTCCACGACCCGGACCTCACCCCCGGCACGATCGCCGCCGCCCACCACATCTCCCTGAGACACCTGCACACCGTCTTCCGTACCCTCGGCCACCACACCTCCCCGGCCGCGTGGATCCGCCAACAGCGTCTCGAACAGGCCCGCCGCTTCCTGATCGACCCCGCCCACCACACCACCCCTGTCCACCACATCGCCGTCCGCTGCGGCTTCACCGATCCTGCGGTCTTCTCCCGCACCTTCCGCAACGCCTTCGGCCTCCCGCCCCGCGACTACCGCCACCAAGCCCTGAGCAGCGAAATCACGTCACCCACCCCGGACAGCCGAGCCCTCGACGGCTGGGCCTGA
- a CDS encoding peptidoglycan DD-metalloendopeptidase family protein — protein MAAIEFSHVKHGSKDPCVTTFQKALIAKGHKIPSGATGLFGNETKAACTAFQRAQGWSGTNADGAPGPETFARLKLTDGGHKTGGSGGVSSPVPGYGINKGNPYGRRSSGYSVGYHTGDDYPAPTGTDVVAVRAGTIAESKNDGASYGNMIVLRAENNRDYWYCHLSKRGVKKGDKVKAGQKLGDVGSTGNSTGPHLHFEDRPHGGGYGNDRKPSW, from the coding sequence GTGGCAGCGATTGAGTTCAGTCATGTGAAGCACGGATCGAAGGACCCGTGTGTCACGACCTTCCAGAAGGCCCTGATAGCCAAGGGTCACAAGATCCCGTCCGGCGCGACCGGACTGTTCGGGAACGAGACCAAGGCCGCCTGCACCGCGTTCCAGCGGGCGCAGGGGTGGAGCGGCACCAACGCGGACGGGGCGCCGGGCCCGGAGACGTTCGCCCGGCTCAAGCTCACGGACGGCGGGCACAAGACCGGCGGCTCGGGAGGCGTCTCCTCCCCCGTGCCCGGCTACGGCATCAACAAGGGAAACCCCTACGGCAGGCGCAGTTCGGGCTACAGCGTCGGTTACCACACGGGCGACGACTACCCCGCGCCCACCGGCACGGACGTCGTGGCCGTGCGCGCGGGCACCATCGCGGAGTCGAAGAACGACGGCGCCTCGTACGGGAACATGATCGTCCTGCGGGCCGAAAACAACCGCGACTACTGGTACTGCCACCTCTCCAAGCGAGGCGTGAAGAAGGGCGACAAGGTCAAGGCCGGCCAGAAGCTGGGCGACGTCGGCTCGACGGGCAACTCCACGGGACCGCACCTGCATTTCGAGGACCGCCCGCACGGTGGCGGCTACGGAAACGACCGCAAGCCGTCCTGGTGA
- a CDS encoding AraC family transcriptional regulator, translating into MAVVNDVRNRIITLLVSGRTESCRGGVVVIESVFRTADVAPEDGFDMWREQMANAMAPMNMSADQPEQFAAEMSLRMLGEVGVWPTSLESMSFVRTSQLIRQSDPDRYHLTLPLSGGIGISQRGQSGFHGPWEMYVVSTSDPFDCTNKEITAVGLDVPRRLLPLAGDKVRRLVTRRLSGREGPGALLAETLVRLGTESIGSFRPSDGPRLEPVVVDLLAATLAHHLDADGELPPETRTRSLALRIQSFIRHHLQDPELTPGTIAAAHHISLRHLHTVFRTLGHHTSPAAWIRQQRLEQARRFLIDPAHRTTPVHHIAVRCGFTDPAVFSRTFRNAFGLPPRDYRHQALSSEKTPTISKGSTVRQGDPT; encoded by the coding sequence ATGGCTGTCGTCAATGACGTGCGAAACCGAATCATTACGCTGCTCGTCTCCGGGAGGACAGAGTCGTGCCGAGGAGGGGTTGTGGTGATCGAGTCGGTATTCCGAACCGCGGACGTGGCACCGGAGGACGGGTTCGACATGTGGCGTGAGCAGATGGCGAACGCCATGGCTCCGATGAACATGTCCGCCGATCAACCTGAGCAGTTCGCTGCGGAGATGAGCCTGCGCATGCTCGGAGAGGTCGGCGTGTGGCCCACCAGCTTGGAGTCCATGAGTTTCGTACGGACTTCCCAACTGATCCGGCAGTCCGATCCGGATCGCTACCACTTGACTCTTCCATTGAGCGGGGGAATCGGAATTAGCCAGAGAGGCCAGAGTGGTTTCCACGGTCCGTGGGAGATGTACGTCGTCAGTACTTCGGATCCCTTCGACTGCACCAATAAAGAAATCACCGCGGTGGGACTTGATGTCCCGCGACGGCTTCTGCCGCTCGCCGGTGACAAAGTGCGCCGGCTGGTGACGCGCCGTTTGTCGGGCCGGGAAGGGCCGGGAGCCCTGCTGGCCGAAACACTCGTCAGGCTCGGGACGGAAAGCATCGGTTCATTCCGTCCGTCGGACGGGCCCCGTCTGGAGCCGGTGGTGGTGGATCTGCTCGCCGCGACCCTGGCTCACCATCTGGACGCCGACGGCGAACTACCCCCGGAGACCCGTACCCGCTCCCTCGCCCTGCGGATCCAGAGCTTCATCCGCCACCACCTCCAGGACCCCGAGCTCACCCCGGGCACGATCGCCGCCGCCCACCACATCTCCCTGAGACACCTGCACACCGTCTTCCGTACCCTCGGCCACCACACCTCCCCGGCCGCGTGGATCCGCCAACAGCGTCTCGAACAGGCCCGCCGCTTCCTGATCGACCCCGCGCACCGCACCACCCCTGTCCACCACATCGCCGTCCGCTGCGGCTTCACCGATCCTGCGGTCTTCTCCCGCACCTTCCGCAACGCCTTCGGCCTCCCGCCCCGCGACTACCGCCACCAAGCCCTGAGCAGCGAAAAAACGCCGACGATCTCCAAGGGATCGACCGTGCGCCAGGGGGACCCGACGTGA